From Micromonospora rhizosphaerae, the proteins below share one genomic window:
- a CDS encoding futalosine hydrolase yields the protein MSGLLVVTAVPAEAEAVRAGLTDPTVTVTPIGVGPAVAGAATARLLALAEAAGRPYRAVVSAGIAGGFPGRVAIGGTVLATRSVAADLGAESPEGFIPVDQLGMPPELLGGGTAVPADPGLLGALRTALPDAAVGAVLTVSTVTGTAASTEALADRHPDAVAEAMEGYGVAVAAAQAGLPFAELRTVSNPIGPRDRGAWRMKEAFAALTAAAAVLR from the coding sequence GTGAGCGGTCTGCTGGTGGTGACCGCGGTGCCCGCCGAGGCGGAGGCGGTGCGGGCGGGCCTGACCGATCCGACGGTCACCGTGACCCCGATCGGGGTGGGCCCGGCCGTTGCCGGCGCCGCCACCGCCCGGCTGCTGGCGTTGGCCGAGGCGGCCGGCCGGCCGTACCGGGCGGTGGTCAGCGCGGGCATCGCCGGCGGCTTCCCCGGTCGGGTGGCGATCGGTGGGACGGTGCTGGCGACCCGCAGTGTGGCGGCGGACCTGGGCGCCGAGTCACCGGAGGGCTTCATCCCGGTCGACCAGCTGGGCATGCCGCCGGAGCTGCTGGGCGGCGGCACGGCGGTCCCCGCCGATCCCGGACTGCTGGGCGCCCTCCGCACGGCCCTGCCGGACGCGGCGGTCGGCGCGGTGCTCACGGTCAGCACGGTGACCGGCACCGCCGCGAGCACCGAGGCGCTGGCCGACCGGCACCCGGACGCGGTGGCCGAGGCCATGGAGGGGTACGGCGTGGCCGTCGCCGCCGCCCAGGCCGGACTCCCCTTCGCCGAGCTGCGCACCGTGTCCAACCCGATCGGCCCGCGCGACCGGGGAGCGTGGCGGATGAAGGAGGCCTTCGCCGCCCTCACCGCGGCTGCTGCGGTGCTGCGCTGA
- a CDS encoding NCS2 family permease, translated as MAIAPPPDNGTPPAQPRTGFDRFFEISARGSTMSREVRGGLATFFTMAYIVVLNPLILGSAVDGDGSKLSIPAIAAATALVAGLMTLLMGVVARFPIALAAGLGVNALVAFEIAPEMTWADAMGLVVIEGVIIAILVLTGLRTAVFRSVPTQMKTAIGVGIGLFLTIIGFVDAGFVRRVPDIANTTVPVGLGIGGKLVSWPMLVFVVGLLLTLVLVVRRVRGAILIGILVSTVIAIIVEAIGHIGPSFVNGKPNPKGWALNVPTLPEKIVDIPDLSLLGHFNVLNSWSRAGWLLPLMFVFTLLITDFFDTMGTMVAIGQEGDMLDERGTPPRAKEILLVDSIAAAAGGAASVSSNTSYIESAAGVAEGARTGVANLVTGGLFLLAMFLAPLSLVVPFEAASTALVVVGFLMMTAVRTIDWTDYEIAIPAFLTIVLMPFTYSISNGIGAGVITYVVLKLARGKAREIHPLLYGVAVLFILYFLRGPIESALR; from the coding sequence ATGGCCATCGCTCCGCCGCCGGACAACGGCACTCCGCCCGCCCAGCCCCGCACCGGTTTCGACCGCTTCTTCGAGATCTCCGCCCGCGGTTCCACGATGAGCCGCGAGGTACGAGGTGGCCTGGCCACCTTCTTCACGATGGCGTACATCGTGGTGCTCAACCCGCTGATCCTGGGTAGCGCCGTCGACGGGGACGGCAGTAAGCTCTCGATCCCCGCGATCGCCGCCGCTACCGCGCTGGTGGCCGGTCTGATGACCCTCCTGATGGGCGTGGTCGCGCGGTTCCCGATAGCGCTCGCCGCCGGCCTGGGCGTGAACGCGCTGGTGGCGTTCGAGATCGCCCCGGAGATGACCTGGGCGGACGCCATGGGCCTGGTGGTGATCGAGGGTGTGATCATCGCGATCCTCGTGCTCACCGGCCTGCGTACCGCGGTGTTCCGCTCGGTGCCGACCCAGATGAAGACCGCGATCGGCGTCGGCATCGGGCTCTTCCTGACCATCATCGGTTTCGTCGACGCCGGCTTCGTCCGGCGGGTGCCGGACATCGCGAACACCACCGTCCCGGTCGGCCTGGGCATCGGGGGCAAGCTCGTCAGCTGGCCGATGCTGGTCTTCGTGGTCGGCCTGCTGCTGACGCTGGTGCTGGTGGTACGCCGGGTGCGCGGTGCGATCCTGATCGGCATCCTGGTCTCCACCGTCATCGCGATCATCGTGGAGGCGATCGGCCACATCGGTCCGTCCTTCGTGAACGGCAAGCCCAACCCGAAGGGCTGGGCGCTGAACGTGCCGACGCTGCCGGAGAAGATCGTGGACATCCCGGACCTCTCCCTGCTCGGCCACTTCAACGTGCTGAACTCCTGGAGCCGGGCCGGCTGGCTGCTCCCGCTGATGTTCGTCTTCACCCTGCTGATCACGGACTTCTTCGACACGATGGGCACGATGGTCGCCATCGGCCAGGAGGGGGACATGCTCGACGAGCGCGGCACCCCGCCGAGGGCCAAGGAGATCCTGCTGGTCGACTCGATCGCCGCCGCGGCGGGTGGCGCGGCGAGCGTCTCCAGCAACACGTCGTACATCGAGAGCGCGGCCGGTGTCGCGGAGGGTGCCCGCACCGGCGTGGCCAACCTGGTCACCGGCGGCCTGTTCCTGCTGGCCATGTTCCTGGCGCCGCTGTCGCTGGTGGTGCCGTTCGAGGCGGCCTCGACGGCGCTGGTGGTGGTCGGCTTCCTGATGATGACCGCGGTGCGGACCATCGACTGGACCGACTACGAGATCGCCATCCCGGCGTTCCTCACCATCGTGCTGATGCCGTTCACCTACTCCATCTCCAACGGCATCGGCGCGGGCGTCATCACCTATGTGGTGCTCAAGCTGGCGAGGGGGAAGGCTCGGGAGATCCACCCCCTGCTGTACGGGGTGGCGGTGCTCTTCATCCTGTACTTCCTGCGCGGGCCGATCGAGTCCGCGCTGCGGTAG
- a CDS encoding DUF2530 domain-containing protein has translation MPQEQPPRPEPLDPPMVPFAVVGMVAWAVVGLVLLLFFRDWLTEHGHQNWLWTCLAGFLWGFPGLAVMMRHDANRRRRRAAAERR, from the coding sequence GTGCCACAGGAGCAACCGCCGCGGCCGGAACCGCTTGATCCCCCGATGGTGCCGTTCGCCGTCGTCGGGATGGTCGCCTGGGCGGTGGTCGGGCTCGTCCTGCTGCTCTTCTTCCGCGATTGGCTCACCGAGCACGGTCACCAGAACTGGCTCTGGACCTGCCTGGCCGGTTTCCTGTGGGGCTTCCCCGGTCTCGCGGTGATGATGCGGCACGACGCCAACCGGCGTCGCCGACGGGCAGCGGCCGAGCGCCGCTGA
- a CDS encoding DUF3027 domain-containing protein encodes MGNNGRVTRPVSARAARLDQVCAAAVEEARDGITEVDPAGVGDHLKAVAEGDRLVTHYFECRLGGYHGWRWAVTVTRAPRSRKVTICEAVLLPGPDALLAPTWVPWQERLKPGDLGPGDLLPTPPDDERLAPGYVLSDDPAVEETAWELGLGRPRVLSREGRSEAAQRWYDGDHGPAAPISVAAPAAARCGTCGFYLPLAGAMRQAFGACGNFYAPDDGRVVSADHGCGAHSETLVETAETPVDELPTVYDDSAVEAVSVSRAPGSVESAEPAEPYGHS; translated from the coding sequence ATGGGGAACAATGGGCGGGTGACCAGGCCCGTCTCCGCCCGCGCCGCCCGTCTCGACCAGGTCTGCGCCGCCGCCGTCGAGGAGGCCCGCGACGGCATCACCGAGGTGGACCCAGCCGGTGTCGGCGACCACCTGAAGGCCGTTGCCGAGGGCGACCGGCTCGTCACGCACTACTTCGAATGCCGGCTGGGCGGTTACCACGGGTGGCGCTGGGCGGTCACGGTGACCCGGGCGCCGCGCAGCCGCAAGGTCACCATCTGTGAGGCCGTCCTGCTCCCCGGCCCGGACGCGCTGCTCGCCCCGACCTGGGTGCCCTGGCAGGAGCGGCTCAAGCCGGGCGACCTCGGCCCCGGCGACCTGCTGCCGACCCCGCCGGACGACGAGCGGCTCGCCCCCGGCTACGTGCTCTCCGACGACCCGGCTGTGGAGGAGACCGCGTGGGAGCTCGGGCTGGGCCGGCCCCGGGTGCTCTCCCGCGAGGGTCGCTCCGAGGCCGCCCAGCGCTGGTACGACGGCGACCACGGCCCCGCCGCCCCGATCTCGGTGGCCGCGCCGGCCGCCGCCCGCTGCGGCACCTGCGGTTTCTACCTGCCGCTGGCCGGCGCGATGCGGCAGGCCTTCGGTGCCTGCGGCAACTTCTACGCCCCCGACGACGGCCGGGTGGTGAGCGCCGACCACGGCTGCGGCGCTCACTCGGAGACCCTGGTCGAGACGGCCGAGACCCCGGTCGACGAACTGCCCACCGTCTACGACGACAGCGCGGTCGAGGCCGTGTCGGTGAGCCGGGCCCCCGGCTCGGTGGAGTCCGCCGAGCCGGCGGAGCCGTACGGCCACTCCTGA